Genomic DNA from Vicia villosa cultivar HV-30 ecotype Madison, WI unplaced genomic scaffold, Vvil1.0 ctg.001519F_1_1, whole genome shotgun sequence:
ACGGGTGTTGCGACCCTAATTGCAGTCTTCGCGGTGTGAACCAACCACAAATTGTTCTTTAACATAAAAACGATGAATAACGGCATCTGCCGATAACGTTTTGTTGTGGCCGCAGACCGTTTTTAAAACCTTATAACTCTCAATCATTTCCACTATAAGAAAGATTACTTTAGGAATGACAACATCATACAATAAATAAGGTTAAGTTGAAATGTTGGAACACACACCCATGACCCTTTTTTTTCTTATGCTTCAACTGGCCACCCTTCCCTACTTTTCCATCACCAGAAAGTGCAATATCTTCTGCCGTAGCGCCATATGCAAAGAGAAAAATGAATTACCACAATGATATCAGAAATGAAATAGAAATAATctgtttttcaaaagatcatgcAAAAGTCTCACCTTTGGTCCCTTTTGGCTGTTCAGTGTATAACCCAGCAGCAGTCCAGTACTTCATAAAATTCTTCTTTACTCGCCTCATAAGATCCACGATATAGTCACCCTTATTGTTATACTTATAGCAGTTCTCCCAAATGTATTTTACATCATTATAAACATCCTCCGAATTCATATACTTGCCATTCTTTTCAAGGTTGCTGCATATAGTTCCAAAATCCATTGGCGTATCGATGATATCGAAATAGTCCTGGTTCCAGATAGCGTACGAGTTATGATATTAGACACAAGAAAACATAATATTTTACATTAAATGGAACTAAAATTAGAGAATGTGATCCATATTAACTAGAAAATAAACTTCGAAAGTCACTTGAAAATATTTATACTTACAGGAATTCCCAGAGCTTCCGGGTTAACAGGAACATTGAAGGGTTCAGCAGCATCCATTTTCATTACCTTCCTTATAATCTGtacaataaaacaaaaaacaaacccaAAAGAAAATTACTCGATACGGATTCCATTATAATGAATAATTTAATGCTCGGACCGGAAAAAAAAAGCTAAAGGAAACCAATACTAAAGTTCCAACACACCATTAAGGAGGTATCCAATTCCTGCTTATGATATCTGGGATTAAGTGGCGGTGCTTTCCTTTCTCTTATGTAAACAGCAGTTTCCGAGGAAATTGGCAAAGGCTTGCTTGTCTGGTCAGAATTTAATCCCAAACCCTTCGAAGACTTAATCTTTATACTACCGGCTTTCTTTGACGAAGCACCAAActtaatatgaggcaacgaaCTCACACTATCTTCAATTCTATCAACATTCACACTATGTCTCTCCAGCCCATGTTGCTGACTACTCCTATCAGTATCACTTTGCGAAGGTGCATCAGACGAATTCGGTTGAGAGTCCAACATTTTCGGCGTCCTAAGCTTCACCTTAACACGTCCAATCGACTTTGCAGCATCCTTAACGCTGCCAAAACCATCGGGATTCACGTTAGCAAGATTGCTACGTTGATCGGTGCCAGTGGAAGACGGCGTGTCAACTTCCATACCAGAGTTATCTTCTTTATTATCATTACCAACATCAAAACCAGAAGCTTCTGAATTATTTTGATCTTCTTCAATTCTAAGAGCAACAGGGTTGGTACTACTCTTCGATTTTCCTTTCTTATGTCCGCGTTTTCGCTTCATCTTCTAAATTCTAACCAACCAAATACTACCAAACACTACCAAATTCCAACCACTGTTTCTGTATGCTCAAACTCTAGAGATAAACAAATTGAAACCAAAGTTAAATCACCAAACAACATAGTATAAAAAAATTCATCACAAGATTATAAAAAAACATCTCTGCaacaccgacacctctgaaaaaaacGTGTCTGCTTCACGGTCGTGTTTCTGGTGTCCGTGATTaatagaaaaacataaaaaaagtaCTAATTACGAAAAATGTGTGCTTTTTTATGTGTTTTATAAGGACAAGAGAACCAATTGAACAAAAAGATATGATTTTTAGGTAAATTATGAAACCATGTTATTCACTGAAACATGTTATTGAAGAAAGAtgagaaaattgaagaaaaagttACGACTTACAGAGTTGAATTGAGGAGGTGCAATTAGAAAAGGCACGTGCGCCGGTGACTGAGAAACCTTCAATTCACGGCGGCGGAGGAACGATGCGACGCCGTCGGGACAGGAAGCGCGTCTTCGATCTAAAATTCAAACGATTCGTTTCATTAGAATTGTTGTTTATCTAagttactttttattttaatatattaggtcatatataattttattggaaaacaaaataattaaatatttttttattttacaaaattattattatgtttcattttaagtttttgaaaaaaattacacTTTTTAATCTCTACAAATTATTAAACAtctacttttaattttttaagttaaaacataacatataatatatattttttatttatctttttacACTTTATTTTCTCCATATTTTCATTCATCAACAATAAAATGTATAAAAATATAGAATtaagttattctattttttttttttacttcatgAAAGAGAAGTTAAATTTTACAAAATTTTCCCTCGTGTTTATTGGtacttttaataattattttactatTCCACGTCATTAAAATAAACTAGTTTACGTAAATATTTATCATGAGTTTAATTTTCACTGTTGATGTGAGaattttttgacataattttttttaaaaatctttcaTTAATTGCTTTTAAAGTCTGAAACCTAATTAAAGTAAATTGTATTCAATAGAAAATACATAGGCTTAAGTGCACTTTTAGTCCCCCTACTTTGATGTTTTTAACTTTTTAGTCCCCAAATTAAAAAAGTCAAGTTTTAGGTCCCCATTTTCAATTTTGGTGAATATTTAAAGGTCCCTCATCACTTAAGTgcaattttaatgacatggcaactAATATTTGGTCCAGTCACTTGCCAcatcactatttttattttaaattcaatttttaattcttaagttaatatttaatattttaataaaacactTTATGTTATTTTATGGATTAAATTGACTCTTTAAATATTAGGTTGTCTTCTTCATCCTTCTCAATGCAAGAGTACAGGAATTAGGGCAAAGTCCCCATCTTCATCCTTCAACGCAAGCGTACATGAACTAGGGCGaagtcttcttcttcatccttcttccccttttcttcttctttcgttTTCGTTTTCCAGAGATGTCTCAATGCACGAAGGCGAGTAGTATCTGGGCTACACGTTCATGTCAGTTTCGAAGCCAGTGCAGGTGCGGGCTTGAAGCTCCATTGATGACCTCATGGACTGATTCGAACCCAGGCAGACATTTTTTTGGGTGTGGGATGTACAAGGTAATGTCATGGTTGCTATAACTgaaaatttacatttttatctcaTATGTATGTAGCAGAACGAATTTGTGATTCTA
This window encodes:
- the LOC131635610 gene encoding uncharacterized protein LOC131635610 isoform X2; translated protein: MKRKRGHKKGKSKSSTNPVALRIEEDQNNSEASGFDVGNDNKEDNSGMEVDTPSSTGTDQRSNLANVNPDGFGSVKDAAKSIGRVKVKLRTPKMLDSQPNSSDAPSQSDTDRSSQQHGLERHSVNVDRIEDSVSSLPHIKFGASSKKAGSIKIKSSKGLGLNSDQTSKPLPISSETAVYIRERKAPPLNPRYHKQELDTSLMIIRKVMKMDAAEPFNVPVNPEALGIPDYFDIIDTPMDFGTICSNLEKNGKYMNSEDVYNDVKYIWENCYKYNNKGDYIVDLMRRVKKNFMKYWTAAGLYTEQPKGTKDIALSGDGKVGKGGQLKHKKKKGHGRHHKHDCLCAICVLKRRRKEREENDRIAKGNFGPGGDKRVRDFKQEESMLGDSPGGEDSSSNTDESAGTDGDADENKGDVTKMETSEKQRSPFEGRHEVNEVNDDEDDDGMEEDDRGPENAEEEEDEEGDEEEIEMDSEKRQIDGTLAEKSELGDTTGLHDEYKTQLEGQAAAFQQHKKHKEPQNRHQKAKLLESFYSENPMLSSLCGTLFPENSQSVWSGPHSLICQRNSARNSSIHAAIRSFMK
- the LOC131635610 gene encoding uncharacterized protein LOC131635610 isoform X1, coding for MKRKRGHKKGKSKSSTNPVALRIEEDQNNSEASGFDVGNDNKEDNSGMEVDTPSSTGTDQRSNLANVNPDGFGSVKDAAKSIGRVKVKLRTPKMLDSQPNSSDAPSQSDTDRSSQQHGLERHSVNVDRIEDSVSSLPHIKFGASSKKAGSIKIKSSKGLGLNSDQTSKPLPISSETAVYIRERKAPPLNPRYHKQELDTSLMIIRKVMKMDAAEPFNVPVNPEALGIPDYFDIIDTPMDFGTICSNLEKNGKYMNSEDVYNDVKYIWENCYKYNNKGDYIVDLMRRVKKNFMKYWTAAGLYTEQPKGTKEDIALSGDGKVGKGGQLKHKKKKGHGRHHKHDCLCAICVLKRRRKEREENDRIAKGNFGPGGDKRVRDFKQEESMLGDSPGGEDSSSNTDESAGTDGDADENKGDVTKMETSEKQRSPFEGRHEVNEVNDDEDDDGMEEDDRGPENAEEEEDEEGDEEEIEMDSEKRQIDGTLAEKSELGDTTGLHDEYKTQLEGQAAAFQQHKKHKEPQNRHQKAKLLESFYSENPMLSSLCGTLFPENSQSVWSGPHSLICQRNSARNSSIHAAIRSFMK